A stretch of the Pseudopipra pipra isolate bDixPip1 chromosome 11, bDixPip1.hap1, whole genome shotgun sequence genome encodes the following:
- the CEP15 gene encoding centrosomal protein 15 — MSSYLAQEVHLARRHEEILSQRSELLQQMETYLGDKKTKKTWQTQAADAAHKRNAALLNDIEAAEKRLQERVCLLPHPETVKLETLYWASIKESLPKWEEFLLGRAEVPIGFKKMKATKQNINYSEEDSQK, encoded by the exons ATGTCATCCTATTTGGCTCAGGAGGTTCACCTTGCTCGAAGACATGAGGAGAT ACTGTCTCAGAGATCAGAGCTGCTACAGCAGATGGAGACTTATCTAGGAGACAAAAAGACTAAAAAGACATGGCAAACTCAAGCAGCTGATGCAGCTCATAAAAGGAATGCAGCACTTTTAAAT GATatagaagcagcagaaaaaaggcTGCAAGAAAGAGTGTGTTTACTTCCACATCCTGAAACTGTTAAGTTAGAA ACTCTCTATTGGGCATCAATAAAAGAATCTCTTCCCAagtgggaagaatttcttttagGAAGAGCAGAAGTTCCTATTGGctttaagaaaatgaaagctACAAAGCAGAACATAAACTACTCAGAAGAAGActcacaaaaataa